One segment of Pleuronectes platessa chromosome 21, fPlePla1.1, whole genome shotgun sequence DNA contains the following:
- the zgc:92313 gene encoding serine protease 27, translating to MSPNSRFFAIFWFTTGVLASYAQECGRPPLTENRIVGGMDAEDGAWPWQVDVQTVGDGHICGGSIITENWVLSAAHCFPNPSDVSSYIIYAGRYQLNGYNQHELSRRVRRVVIPSGYSDPNNGKDVALVQLSSPLTWSDHILPVCLPGSNTLFPSGMVCSVTGWGHTRDDVPLPGVGTLQDVQVPIISQGSCQSMYQTDPSEQVDILYDMICAGYQEGGKDSCQGDSGGPLVCRMINGTWVQAGVVSFGLGCAHRNKPGVYTRMTSYTSFISNTIPEIRLYGRADQNWCGRAAIVVSCLSSLLILLQK from the exons ATGTCGCCGAATTCCCGTTTTTTCGCCATTTTCTGGTTCACAACAG GGGTTCTGGCCTCCTACGCCCAGGAATGTGGCCGACCACCGCTAACGGAGAACCGGATCGTGGGGGGCATGGACGCCGAGGATGGGGCTTGGCCCTGGCAGGTGGATGTGCAG ACAGTCGGTGACGGTCATATCTGCGGAGGCTCCATCATCACGGAGAACTGGGTCCTATCAGCCGCGCATTGTTTCCCCAA TCCCTCGGACGTGAGCTCTTACATCATCTACGCTGGCCGGTACCAGCTGAATGGCTATAACCAGCACGAGTTATCGCGTCGCGTGAGACGGGTGGTGATCCCATCCGGTTACAGCGACCCTAACAACGGGAAGGACGTGGCGCTGGTGCAGCTGAGCAGCCCGCTGACCTGGTCGGATCACATTCTTCCCGTCTGTTTACCGGGATCAAACACGCTGTTCCCGAGTGGCATGGTGTGCTCCGTCACCGGCTGGGGGCACACCAGGGACGACG TCCCTCTGCCAGGAGTCGGGACTCTGCAGGACGTGCAGGTGCCAATCATCTCTCAAGGTTCATGTCAGAGCATGTACCAGACGGACCCATCGGAGCAGGTGGACATCCTGTATGACATGATCTGCGCTGGATACCAGGAGGGCGGCAAGGACTCCTGCCAG ggtgaCTCAGGAGGGCCTCTTGTGTGCCGAATGATAAATGGAACATGGGTGCAGGCCGGGGTGGTGAGCTTTGGACTGGGCTGTGCTCATCGAAATAAGCCAGGTGTGTACACCAGAATGACCAGCTACACGAGCTTCATCAGCAACACGATACCAGAGATCAGGCTGTACGGCCGAGCGGATCAGAACTGGTGTGGGAGGGCTGCCATCGTGGTCAGCTGCCTGTCCTCTCTGCTGATCCTGCTTCAGAAATAA